In one window of Drosophila mauritiana strain mau12 chromosome X, ASM438214v1, whole genome shotgun sequence DNA:
- the LOC117148946 gene encoding uncharacterized protein DDB_G0283357 yields the protein MSSNNGNDHSQQQQQAATPGTSVATPAAAATTTAHPEASAPGSGPGSGSQASRPATAPARSSSSSNNNNNATSSTSFYRVNLSNTNSSSINNNTTICSSSSNNANQASNNNHHESSNNTLVVNTSSTAAAGGTTAGATASTAATNNNHIYVNPHSYDSSTTGSVSGSTAVMLPLPLSLPLNLQHQPSGAGAAAGSASLDSQQQNPLGGSNTGAISRIGTMTGTGTSTSTTLSTLNTYLFPCGADSASSCDLDSNFSQMLGAGSEGGASSSLSQTTAPAGAGLGLGVQLGLGFINSRRRIRRLFGVGDMVPPVATPTPYAAALRRRSSQLVQMTKKREKELEDLEQQQRIATVASANAAFLERREQQQQQQQQQHLQQTQQQQHLQFAFNPLQPEAGKKKKKKPPGPPAHTRQQSSRTMDDPMMNRPRKSTPATSKKKDKGPENPYEKYPSPKIQKHPPLLSLTYTKPKMRKTNIKISMKIMRQNKCFYYHLIYAICCHSFDFLACNDLNKTIKNTCKYIVF from the coding sequence ATGAGTAGCAACAATGGCAACGATCAttcgcaacagcagcagcaggcggcgACGCCTGGCACATCAGTTGCCACacctgctgcagcagcaacaaccactGCCCATCCGGAGGCTAGTGCGCCTGGATCCGGACCAGGATCAGGATCGCAGGCATCGCGACCTGCAACGGCGCCTGCAcgctccagcagcagcagcaacaacaacaataatgccaccagcagcaccagctTTTACAGGGTCAACCTGAGCAACacgaacagcagcagcatcaacaacaacaccaccatctgcagcagcagcagcaacaacgctAATCaagccagcaacaacaatcaccatgaaagcagcaacaacacatTGGTAGTCAACACCAGCagcactgcagcagcaggaggcaCTACAGCTGGAGCAACTGCATCAACAGCCGCCACTAACAACAACCACATCTATGTGAATCCGCACAGCTACGATAGCAGCACCACCGGCAGCGTGAGTGGTTCCACGGCAGTGatgctgccactgccactgagTCTCCCACTCAACCTGCAACATCAGCCatcaggagcaggagccgCAGCAGGATCAGCATCTCTCGACTCGCAGCAGCAAAATCCGCTGGGTGGCAGCAACACTGGCGCCATCAGTCGCATTGGAACCATGACCGGAACTGGCACCTCCACGTCCACAACGCTGAGCACCCTGAACACATATCTCTTTCCCTGTGGCGCCGACTCGGCCAGCAGTTGCGATCTGGACAGTAACTTCAGCCAGATGCTGGGCGCCGGCAGCGAGGGTGGAGCGAGCAGTTCCCTCAGCCAGACGACGGCGCCGGCGGGTgcgggattgggattgggcgTGCAGCTGGGGCTGGGCTTCATCAACAGTCGGCGGCGCATCAGGCGGCTATTCGGTGTGGGAGATATGGTGCCGCcggtggccacgcccacaccctATGCAGCCGCCCTCAGAAGGCGCAGTTCGCAGTTGGTGCAAATGACCAAGAAGCGGGAGAAGGAACTGGAGGatctggagcagcagcagagaaTAGCCACGGTAGCCTCGGCCAATGCCGCTTTCCTCGAGCGCcgcgagcagcagcagcagcagcaacagcagcaacatctgcaacagacgcagcagcagcaacatctgcaGTTCGCCTTCAATCCCCTGCAACCTGAGGCTgggaaaaagaagaaaaagaagccgCCTGGACCGCCGGCCCACACGAGACAGCAATCGTCGCGTACCATGGACGATCCCATGATGAATCGACCCAGGAAGAGCACACCTGCGACCAGCAAGAAGAAGGACAAGGGACCGGAGAACCCCTATGAGAAGTACCCATCACCAAAAATCCAAAAGCACCCACCGCTCTTAAGCCTCACCTATACGAAaccaaaaatgagaaaaacaAATATCAAAATATCTATGAAAATTATGCGGCAAAACAAGTGCTTCTATTACCATTTGATTTACGCCATTTGCTGCCATTCGTTTGATTTTCTTGCTTGTAACGATTTGAATAAAACGATTAAGAATACCTGCAAATACATagtattttaa